The genomic segment GTCCAACCCTGCAAATCCCTTCTGCTGGCTAATTTATACAGGGACAGTTTTTGGATGCCATACACAGTGGAAAGACAGAATTcctccccaggaaagcaggatCCCATCTCCTGAGTGGAACAGCAGCGtgttcccagaggagctgggtgggAAGCAGAGGCAATTCCTGCCGAGCAGGGAGGGTGAGGAGGTTTGTGGGATCGGGATACTCACGGCTGTGCCCCTCGGGCCCGGCATTCCCGGCACTCCGCGCTCCCCCACCAGCCCCcgcgggccgggcgggccgggaTAGCCCCGAATTCCCGGCGCTCCTGCATCCCCCGAGGGGCCGGGAAAGCCGAGCTCTCCCTGGATGCCTTGCtgaggagggatggagagagaggGGCATGAGGGGCTCAGGCTGTGTTGAGCATGGGGGCTGCACCCCGAGAgcccaaaatgtcccaaaaagcacgggcagggctgggtcccAAACTGGGCTGGGGCTGAACCCAGGCTGGATCCCAAAAATTGGGGCTGGATCCCaaatggagctggagctgaatccaGGGATGGATCCCAAAAACGGGCTGGATCCCAAAAATTGGGGCTGGATCCCAAATGGGGCTGGAGTTGAATCCAGGGCTGGATCCCAAAAACAGGCTGGATCCCAAAAATTGGGGCTGGATCCCAAATGGGGCTGGAGTTGAATCCAGGGCTGGATCCCaaatggggctggggctgaatCCAGGGTTGGATCCCAAAAATTGGGGCTGGATCCCAAAAATTTGGGCTAGATTCCAtatggggctggggctgaatCAAAGCCTGGATCCCAAAAATTGGGGCTGAACTTGAATCTAGGGCTGGATCCCAAAATGGAACTGAGGCTGAATCCAGCACTGGATCCCAAAACAGGGCTGAGCCTGAACCTGGTGCTGAGCCCAGAACCGAGCCTGAATCCAGGGTTTAACCCCAAGGAGGAGCTGAGCCTGAATCCAGGGCTGATCATGGTCACTGGTTCCCATCTCCAGGGAAAATATTCCCCCAGCACATCAGCAGGCAAGACCCAGCTGAGGATCCCACAAATCCTCCCAAGTTTTGGGGTCCTCTCGGTCCCAAATTCCCCATCACTCACCTGTCCTTTGGGTCCAGGCTCTCCTGACTCCCCCTGGGGACAGAGGACACAGAAAAGGTGATGAGGACACAGCAGGGATTTAGGGTTGGCATTTAATGCCAGGCAGGATCCCCCAGCATGGCAAGGGATCCACCAGCATTCCAAGAATCTTCTAGAAACACTCACCTTCTCTCCCTTGAGCCCTGCCAGGCCGTGGACACCTGGATCTCCCTAAAGGAAAGGCAAGGAGAGAAGGGAACATTCCCAAAGGGGAAATTCATGGAGAAAGTGCCCGGAGCCAGTGTTAAACCCAGCTCTGTTAACCCAGCTCTGTTAACCCAGCTCTGTTAACCCATCTCTGTTAACCCAGCTCTGTTAACCCAGCTCTGTTAATCCCAGCTCTGTTAACCCAGCTCTGTTAATCCCAGCTCTGTTAACCCAGCTCTGTTAACCCATCTCTGTTAACCCAGCTCTGTTAACCCAGCTCTGTTAGTCCCAGCTCTGTTAACCCAGCTCTGTTAACCCATCTCTGTTAACCCAGCTCTGTTAACCCAGCTCTGTTAACCCAGCTCTGTTAATCCCAGCTCTGTTAATCCCAGCTGGGATGAACTCACAGTGCTGCCTTTGGGGCCGGTTTTCCCTGGAGAGccctgggaaaaggaaaaagtgggatcagcccagctcagagcagcgTCCCCTGGAagccaccctgctgtccccagagctgtcaCCTTGTCTCCTTTGACTCCAGGCAAGCCTTGGGGTCCTGGGATGCCTGGTGGGCCCTGCTCACCCTTTGGGCCCTGGAAATCCAAGGAATATGGGAAAATGAGTGAGAGGAGACAATGGGAAGATTTTTACCCCTCAGGGAATCATCCCCAAGGCATTGAGGtgcagctcctcatcctccaGCGTCCAACCTTCCCTaaatcccagctctgagggGAGACAGGGCACAAAACCATGGAGAATCCATGCCCAGAGCAGTGATTTTCCATGGATGGATTCCTGTCCAGAGGAAAAGCACTAAAATCCGATTGTTGCTGTTTTTCCAGCACAGGAAAGctctggagaggggctgggctctcctgggaggggaggaaattcctgtcccagctggggtCCCGTTAATCCCTGAGCTATTCCCTAATCccccccagcagggcagccatgGGACTGACCCCAGAGCAAAGGGGGAGGTCTGGCTGTGCCCCACTGACCCCAAAGCCAGGCTTGGAACCCCACATCCCGGGCtgagtgtcccctgtgtgccagcCGGGATTTGGGGACAGCTGAGAGCATCTCCCATGTCCCAGAGTGGCTTTGGGGACAATTCAGAGCCTGTCCCatgtcccagcccctctctggggACATCTCAGAGCATTCCCCGTATCCCACAGTGGCTTTAGGGATATCTCAGAGCATTCCTCGTGTCCCAGAGTGGCTTTGGGGACATTTCAGAGCATTCCCTCTGTCCCAGagtggctctggggacacctgagagcctgtcccatgtcccagctcctctctgggcACATTGCAGAGCATCTCCTGTGTCCCAGCCTGGATTTGGGGACAATTCAGAGCATTCCCCATGTCCCAGAGTGGCTTTGGGGACAACTCGGAgcattccctgtgtcccagaGTGGCTTTGGGGACAACTCAGAgcattccctgtgtcccagaGTGGCTTTGGGGACAACTCAGAGCCTGTCCCATGttccagctcctctctggggACATCTCAGAGCATCCCCCATGTCCCAGCCCAGCTTTGGGGACAACTCACCGCCTCTGGGGACAACTCACcgctctgccctgctctcccgGAGGTCCCACGAGGCCACGCTCGCCCCTGTCACCCTGCGGGAAGGAGCGGAGTCAGGGCCAcccctcctggcactgccacccccccGAGGTGTCCCCAACTCACCTTCGGCCCGGGGACACCCTGCGGGCCCTGCTCACCCCGAGGTCCGGGCTCGCCCTAAAAACGGGAGAGAAAATCCCACAGCAATGGGATCGACGGGCGTGGTGCGCTCCTTGTCCTTCCCCGAGGCAGGGGTGGTGGCCCTGTCCTTGTCACCAGGgtggtggcaggagcagggtggcAATGAAGCGCCCGATTCTGCTTTGAGCTCGCAGGGAACgggaaataaaagggaaaaaagagagagctgAGCCCCGAGGCTGTCCCCGGGAGGGACACGGCGACATCTCGGTACTTACAAGCTGCCCTGGGGCACCGGTGGCACCGGAGTGGCCCCGAGGACCTGATTCACCCTGTGAAGGGAGAGAGACGGGGgtcagaggggacagggggggacagggggacaggaaAGGGACAAGAGCCGCGGGGTGGATGCTCAGAGGCGTCACCCACCTTGTCACCGGGGCCACCTTTGCTTCCTGGCTGGCCTGGCAGTCCCTAAGGGAACAAAGGTGGGATCaacccctgggcacagctcagtgtcCCCTCGGGGTGATGGacctggcacagggtgtcaccctggcacagctcagtgtcccctcagggtgctggcctggcacagagtgacacccctgggcacagctcaatGTCCCCTCAGGGtgctggcctggcacagctcagtgtcCCCTCGGGCTGTcacccctgggcacagctcagtgtcccctcagcgtgctggccctggcacagagtgacactcctgggcacagctcagtgtcCCCTCGGGGTGATGGacctggcacagggtgtcaccctggcacagctcagtgtcccctcagcgtgctggccctggcacagagtgacactcctgggcacagctcagtgaCCCCTCAGggtgctggccctggcacagggtgtcacCCCTGGCACGGCTCAATGTCCTCACAGggtgctggccctggcacaACTGGCAAAGGGCTGTCACCCCTCAGGGGACAGCCTGGCAGGTCCCTCACTCACAGCTTGTCCCCGGTGTCCTGGCGTTCCCGGGCGTCCGGCCTGTCCTGTGCCACCCTGCGAGGGACAGAGGGGGTGTCACCAGGAATGGGGTGCCCACAAGGGACATTGTTCCCTTTGCCATTCCCGTTTTTCCCACGGGTGGCATTCCCTCACCTTCACTCCTGGGATCCCTGGGGTGCCATCCTTGCCATCGATGCCTGGCAGACCCTGAAAAGGGACAAGAGCCACTCACGGGACACCTTGAAGGGACTCAAAGGCTCACGGTGGGGACAAGAAAAcgtggggagggaaaggaacaTTCCAGGTGCGTGTGCTGGAGAGGACAAGGACACAcaatggcacagccagggatgggcagggcacaggtgccaccagcTGTACTCACATTCTCCCCCTTGGGGCCAATGTCACCCTGGGGTCCCCTGATGCCACGGCCACCCTAGAGCAGGAGGGGACAAGTGTCAGTGTCCTGCTGGTGCAGGGGACAGAACTGGGAGCTGGAGATGCCCCTCGAGGGCACCGAGGGAACAGTGCCAAGCTGGGGAAAAGGGGACACTGCCACTGGGGGTGTCACCTACCAGCTCTCCCTTGTCACCGGGGCTCCCAGGCGGTCCCTTGGggccttccctgccctgcaggagagAGGAACACAAGGATTGAGCAGGGCAGAgtggcaccccagagcaggcaggaagggagggGACACCCACCGGCCTCCCAGCGGCTCCAATGCTCCCAACCATGCCCTTGtagccagcagggccctggaATGAGAGCATGGAAAGGTCAAttcccatcccaacccatccctgcacccctgAGACGGCCCAGCATGGagggatgatgatgatgatgatgatgatgatactGGGAATGATCTCGGTGGCATCTGCAGCCCGGAGCCAGGGGATGCCACCCGCACTCACCGTCTCCCCTTTGGGTCCTGCCATGCCAGGGTACCCCCTGAGGCCCTGAGGtccctgcagggaaggaaacacagcaaattcagctgggaaaaaaaccaacccagggggaatgtgggatctcagcagctcaggactgaggtgcagagtgaccgagaccacccttggggggctcggaggtcctggaatgttgccagcagtgtctggtggctggactttgatccggcacgggagacgacacctgtatgaggatgggaggatttcactgggtgaatggtgaagggataagttaattagagtgtgaaacacagggtttagaatttctgtacaggggggtctggagaagtaagatggaggaattggggcgtgtcctgtccttcttcttcttcttggcctccatcttctgtggtgatgttggcactttgggattggttcttactaaaagtgcactggtcaataagggtgaaaggtattggggaaaataggtaaatattgtatatgtagttttgggtataaagataagtgaccgccccgggggctctcagtgtgctcatggctggctgctgtgctctgtcaggccgagagaaaatcttgtagataaaaaactaataaacactgaagaccgagaaaaaacctgaagcctctttttgtcctttggagcgcgggctgcccaaggccaccccgagcctttccaggtcattaaaacagccgAGACAGCGACAGGGGAAGCAGCAATTACAGCAAAACCCAACACCAGGAATCCAAACACGAGGAATTCCAGTCCCTCCTAATtccagagcccccagcaggTGCTTTTCCAGCTGTCAATTCCATAACTCCAAAGTGCAGCCACGTCCCTGGGCCACAGCTCTTGGCTTGAAAGCAGTTTTGCCCTTTCCTggcctgcagggctcagcccagtAATTGTTTTTCATCTTCAAAGTGCTCTGAGAATTCCTGTGGCTTTAATTCCCCCCGGGGCAAGGGGGActcaggggacagcagggatttATCCCAAATTATCCTGGGAACAGcccaggtgcccatggagctctgcagagggagaggTGGTGGCAtccatggctgggagagggatgggatggaggcTTTGcttcagcagggacaggctggtgTCACCTCCCTGGTGTCTGGGGACAAGGACAAAGAGGCCACCCCcagttcctgcagcacttgggggacagaggaaaagaggaatGAAGGATTTACCGGAGGGCCTGGGACTCCTTGTTCTCCAGAGGCACCAACGTCCCCCTTGGGGCCCTGGGAATGGAGAGAAAAGGGAATGTTggagggagaggggacacaAAGCACCCGGGGGACACCACAGCACCCACCTGGCACCcagcaggggatggggacaggtggccctgcccaggaACCACCCTGGGAAGGCCACCCTGGTCTCCCGTTCCCACAttgttcattttcctcttttgtcccttcttcatttcccttcccaaacctcctTCCCTGGGTCCAGCCCCACAGCGACCACCACACTTGGATCCTGCTGGGATCCAGCTGAGATACAGCTGAGATCCTACAGGGATCCTTCTGGGATCTGCTGAGATCCTGCTGGGATCCTGCTGGGATCCTCCTGAGATCTGGTGGGGATACTGCAGGGATCTGGCTGGGATCTGGTGGGGATTCTGCTGGGATCCTGCTGAGACCCTGCAGGGATCCTGCTGGGATGTGGTGGGGATCCTGCAGGGATCTGGTTGTGATCCTGCTGTGATCTGGGCAGGATTTGGCTGACATCCTGCTGAAATCCTACTGGGATCCTGTTGAGATTCAGCTGGGATCCATCTGGGGTTTGGCTGGGATCTGCTGAGATTCTGCTGAAATCCTACAGAGATCCTGCTGGGATCTGGCTGGGATTTGGCTGAAATCCTGCTGAGGTCCTGCTGAAATCCTATGAGATCCAGCTGGGATCCTACTGGGATCCGTGTGAGATTTGGCTGGGATCTGGTGGAGATCTTGCTGGTATCTAGCTGAGATCTTGAGAGGATCTTCCTGAGACCCTGCTGAGATCCTGCTGCTATCTGGCTGAGGTCTGGTGGGGATCCAGCTGGGATCCAGCTGGGATCTGCTGGGGCACTCACCGGCTCTCCCTGCTTTCCAGGCTCTCCGAGGGCACCAGGGCggcctctgtgtccctgagTGGGGAGAGCGAAAATCCGTGAGGAaaatccctggcacagctgcagggtggtggtggcaccATCCTGGTGGCCACGTCCCACAGAGCCCCCACTGGCACCACATCCCACCCTGGGGTGCCCGCTGGGGACCTGGTGGGGCTCAGAATcccactggggacattgggggactCAAAATCCCACAGGTGACACTGGGGGACTCTAAAAATCCCAATAGGGACATTGAGGAGCTCAGAATCCCAATGGGGACATTGAGGAGCTCAGAATCccaatggggacattggggcgCTCGGAATCCCATCAGTGACATTGGGGGACTCAAAATCCCACTGGTGACATTGAGGGGCTCGGAATCCCAATGGTGACATTGGGGGGCTCAGAATcccactggggacactgggggactCAAAATCCCGATAGGGACATTGAGGAGCTCAGAATCCCACTGGGGACATGGAACAGGTTCAGAatcccacaggtgacattgGGGGACTCAGAATTCCAGTAGGAACATTTCGGGGGGAGGGTTCAGAATCCCACAGATGACATTGGGGAGCTCAGAATCCCACTGGGGACATGGAACAGGTTCAGAATcccactggggacattggggaggTTCAGAatcccacaggtgacattgGGGGACTCAAAATCCCAAtagggacattgaggggctcAGAATCccaatggggacattgggggattCAAAATCCCACTGGTGACATTGAGGGGCTCAGAATCCCAATGGTGACTTTGAGGGGCTTCAGAATCCCATAGGTGACATTGGGGGGCTCAGAATCCCGATAGGGACATTGAGGAGCTCAGAATCCCACTGGGGACATGGAACTGGTTCAGAatcccacaggtgacattgGGGGACTCAAAATCCCAATAGGGACATTGAGGGGATTTCAGAATCCCACAGGTGACAATGGGGAGCTCAGAATTCTACTGGTGACATTGATGAGTGGGGACATCCCACTGAGGACATTTTTGGGGGGGTTCAGAATCCCACAGGTGACATGGAATGCACTCAAAATcccactggggacattggggaggTTCAGAatcccacaggtgacattgGGGGACTCAAAATCCCAAtagggacattgaggggctcGGAATCccaatggggacattgggggattCAAAATCCCACTGGTGACATTGAGGGGCTCAGAATCCCAATGGTGACTTTGAGGGGCTTCAGAATCCCATAGGTGACATTGGGGGGCTCAGAATCCCGATAGGGACATTGAGGAGCTCAGAATCCCACTGGGGACATGGAACTGGTTCAGAatcccacaggtgacattgGGGGACTCAAAATCCCAATAGGGACATTGAGGAACTCAGAATTCCAATAGGAacattttgggggggggggttcaGAATCCCACAGGTGACAATGGGGAGCTCAGAATTCTACTGGTGACATTGATGAGTGGGGACATCCCACTGAGGACATTTTTGGGGGCGTTCAGAATCCCACAGGTGACATGGAATGGGTTCAAAATCCCACCGGGGACATTCAGAATCCCACAGGTGACATCCTGAGCTGGGGTTGGGGCTTTGGCACAGGGTGCCACCCccaggaaggggctggggacCCACAGGACCTTTCCTCCAGGCCTCCTTGTCCTGCTACTCCAGAGATCCAGAGAAGGATCCTGGAGGTGACAATTCCCGTTTTTCCCCACCATGGCATCTCCCGGACTTCCTTACCTTCAgtccctgcagtccctggggGCCTTTGGGACCTGGGGGGCAGCTGGTGGGACactgggaggagaggaaggacaAGGATGAGTTGGGAATGACCTGGAGAAGGCCAGGAAGAGGGGACACAGTGGGGGACAAGGTGACGGCAGCTCTCACCAGGAAATCAGCGCTGCCTTCCACGCCTTGGAGGTGTCCTGGGAGtccctgcagggaaggaaaCCATCAGAATTCCAGGATTTTACATCAGGAGCAGGAAACAAGGAGTGGGGTGGGAGGGGAGAGCCAGAGCCCAAATTCCAGCCCCAATCCCCAGGATGAGCCTGGGGAAGCTTCTCCCTCCTGGGGGATACTCACAGGTTTCCCTGGAGGGCCTGGGGGACCCCTTGGGCCGTCGGGTCCGGGGTCACCCTAGGAAGGAAGGCCAGGAAAGGAGAATTTGGGATGAGGAGGGGAGGTGGAGAGCCAGGATgtcccagcaggaatggggacaTCCCAGGGTGATGGCACCAAGGGAATGTCCATTGCCACGTTTCAGGATCATCCCTGATCATCCCAGAAGCCGTGGAGGGCACAGGAATGGGGACATCCCAGGGTGATGGCACCAAGGGAACCTCCATTCCCACATTTCAGGATCATCCCCGATCATCCCAGGAGCCCTGGAGGGCACAGGAATGGGGACATCCCAGGGTGATGGCACCAAGGGAACCTCCATTCCCACATTTCAGGATCATCCCAGGAGCCCtggagggcacaggagcagctcctggtggaaGGAGGGGAAGTTCCAAGGTGGGGAAgttcctccctgtcccctcctgacTCCTCACCTTGGGTCCCAGCACTCCGATCTCCCCAGGaagtccaacctggcctggaagCCCCTtagggagaaagggagagaaattcATGGAGTGAGAGAGGCCCCATCCTGATTCCTGCCCTCCGAGCTTTGAACTCCTCCTGCacaattccatcccagccccatgtGGCACTTACAGGAGGTCCTGGCAGTGAAGGACCCTGTgacaaaaaaaacaccaaaattatAATTGTTTCAAATTCCCCAAATCCTCCAGAATTCCCGTTTCAAGGAGAGCAATTCCCACCCCACCACCAAGGATGGGACTTGGGGGGTGCCCACCCCACCCATGGGAGCAGCAGATACTCACAGGgagccctggtggccctgggagtccgggctggccctgccaggaCACAAGAGGAGAGtcaggagctggaaaaggaggatctgctctggcagctgctccaaTTCCCCCTCCCTGGGTGCAGCCTCAGAAATTCCACCAGGGAGCTCCTGCATCCATGGATCCCTTCCACAGTGGTGGGGATGGGCCCAGGATGGGCCTGGGAAGGTGGGAACTTGGGAAGGTAGGAAATTGGTAAGGTGGAAATTTGGGAAGGTTGGAAACTGGGAAGGTGGGATCCTTGGGAAGGTGGAAATTGGGAAGGTGGGAAATTGGAAATGTGGAAATTTGGGAAGGTGGGATCCTTGGAAAGGTGGAAATTTGGGAAGGTGGGAAATTGGAAATGTGGAAATTTGGGAAGGTGGGATCTTTGAAAAGGTGGGAAATTGGGAAGGTGGGAAATTGGAAATGTGGAAATTTGGGAAGGTGGGATCCTTGGAAAGGTGGAAATTGGGAAGGTGGGATCTTTGAAAAGGTGGAAATTTGGGAAGGTGGGACCTTGGGAAGGTGGGAGACTGGGAATGAAGGAGCTTGGGAAGGTGGAAATTGGGGAAGGTTGGAAATTGGGGAAGGTCGGAAATTTGGAAAGGTGGGAATTTGGAAAGGTGGAAAATTGGGAAAGTGGAAATTTAGGAAGGTTGGAAGTTGGGAAGGTGGGATCCTTGGAGAGGTGGGAATTTAGGAAGGTGGGAATTTGTGGAAGATGGAAATTTGGAAAGGTGGGAATTTGGGAAGGTGGAAATTCGGGAAGGCTGGAAAGGTGGGATGGTGGGAAATTAGTAAAGTGGAAATTTGGGAAGGTTGGAAATTTGGAAGGTGGAATCCTTGAAAAGGTGGAAATTTGGGAAGGTGGAAGCCTGAGAAGGTGGGAGCCTGGGAATGAGAGAGCTTGGGAAGGTAGAAATTCTGGAAAGCAGGGATTTGGAAAGGTGGGAATTTGGGAAGGTGGAAATTTGGGAAAGCTGGAAAGGTGGGATCCTTGGAAAGGTGGGAATTTGGAAAGGTGGAAAATTGGGAAAGTGGAAATTTGGGAAGGTTGGAAGTTGGGAAGGTGGGATCCTTGGAGAGGTGGGAATTTAGGAaggtgggaatttggggaaggtgggaatttggggaagGTGGAAATTCGGGAAGGCTGGAAAGGTGGGATGGTGGGAAATTAGTAAAGTGGAAATTTGGGAAGGTTGGAAATTGGGAAGGTGAGATCCTTGGAGAGGTGGGAATTTAGGAaggtgggaatttggggaagGTGGGAATTGGGGAAGGTGGGAATTTAGGAaggtgggaatttggggaaggtgggaatttggggaaggtgggaatttgggaatgagGGATCCTGGGATGAGGAGGATCTGCCCCTCACTCACTTTGGTTCCCGGCCTGCCAGTGGCTCCTGGCTCCCCTTTGGCTCCCGtcaggccctgcaagggaaGAGACCCCGCGATTAttcccactcctcctcctcctctccaggcaggAATTCTTGCTGGGTTGGATCCCTCAGGAATTTCACAGCACAGGGACGCCCTGCAGGGAcccccacacagccctgggcacacccagccctggcagggacacgtGGGCAGCTCCACCCATCCCTGACCCTGGTTTtacccctgggatggggcaggaacCTCCCCAGGCACCCATCACACCCCCAGGggacctgggcacagccagggtgggGTGGCAGCTCCGTCCCCTTCCTGCCACCacctctgccaggctgtgccagggaggggacaaCGGCAAAGTCACCGGTGCCACCTCATGGGTGCCCAGAaagtggggacagtgggggacACTTCAGATTTATCCTGGAGGAAACAagaggagctctgctgggattCCAAAGGTGGCAAGGGGTGGAAAAGCAACTCCAAAGCTCTTTTGGGGTTCCCAATGTGGGCAGGAGTGGCAGAAGCTCTTCTGGGATCCCCAAGGTGGGAGGGGATGGCAGAAACAATTCCCaagtttttttggggggattccCAAGGTGGGAGGGGATGGCAGAAACAATTcccaagggttttttttttgggattcCCAAGGTGGGAAGGGATGGCAGAAACTCTTTTAGGATACCCAGTGTGGAAAGGAGTGGCAGAAACTCTTTTGGGATCCCCAATGTGAGAGGGAGTAGAAGAAGCAATTCCCAATCTCTTTTGG from the Melospiza georgiana isolate bMelGeo1 chromosome 24, bMelGeo1.pri, whole genome shotgun sequence genome contains:
- the COL9A2 gene encoding collagen alpha-2(IX) chain isoform X1, whose translation is MARATTLVSQLWLLLQASCLCLAQLRGPPGEPGPRGPPGPPGVPGADGIDGDKGPAGSAGSPGVKGDPGAPGLDGPPGKPGIDGLTGAKGEPGATGRPGTKGQPGLPGPPGLPGPSLPGPPGLPGQVGLPGEIGVLGPKGDPGPDGPRGPPGPPGKPGLPGHLQGVEGSADFLCPTSCPPGPKGPQGLQGLKGHRGRPGALGEPGKQGEPGPKGDVGASGEQGVPGPPGPQGLRGYPGMAGPKGETGPAGYKGMVGSIGAAGRPGREGPKGPPGSPGDKGELGGRGIRGPQGDIGPKGENGLPGIDGKDGTPGIPGVKGGTGQAGRPGTPGHRGQAGLPGQPGSKGGPGDKGESGPRGHSGATGAPGQLGEPGPRGEQGPQGVPGPKGDRGERGLVGPPGEQGRAGPKGEQGPPGIPGPQGLPGVKGDKGSPGKTGPKGSTGDPGVHGLAGLKGEKGESGEPGPKGQQGIQGELGFPGPSGDAGAPGIRGYPGPPGPRGLVGERGVPGMPGPRGTAGRDAGDQHIVDVVLKMLQEQLAEVAVSAKRAALGGVGAMGPPGPPGPPGPPGDQGPHGPMGPRGVPGILGAAGQIGNVGPKGKRGEKGERGEVGRGHPGMPGPPGIPGLPGIPGHAVDGKAGERGQPGSPGEAGRPGLPGPAGLPGFCEPAACLAASAYAAARLTEPGSVKGPSF
- the COL9A2 gene encoding collagen alpha-2(IX) chain isoform X2: MARATTLVSQLWLLLQASCLCLAQLRGPPGEPGPRGPPGPPGVPGADGIDGDKGPAGSAGSPGVKGDPGAPGLDGPPGKPGIDGLTGAKGEPGATGRPGTKGQPGLPGPPGLPGPSLPGPPGLPGQVGLPGEIGVLGPKGDPGPDGPRGPPGPPGKPGLPGHLQGVEGSADFLCPTSCPPGPKGPQGLQGLKGHRGRPGALGEPGKQGEPGPKGDVGASGEQGVPGPPGPQGLRGYPGMAGPKGETGPAGYKGMVGSIGAAGRPGREGPKGPPGSPGDKGELGGRGIRGPQGDIGPKGENGLPGIDGKDGTPGIPGVKGGTGQAGRPGTPGHRGQAGLPGQPGSKGGPGDKGESGPRGHSGATGAPGQLGEPGPRGEQGPQGVPGPKGDRGERGLVGPPGEQGRAGPKGEQGPPGIPGPQGLPGVKGDKGSPGKTGPKGSTGDPGVHGLAGLKGEKGESGEPGPKGQQGIQGELGFPGPSGDAGAPGIRGYPGPPGPRGLVGERGVPGMPGPRGTAGRDAGDQHIVDVVLKMLQAGRGGRERQESRPGRGRGHGTPRSPRPPRATR